Genomic DNA from Bifidobacterium sp. ESL0769:
ATTCGTTGCGAAGGTCACACGAATTTTCAGGCAAAGTAAAAGCGGCACATCGAACGATGAACCGCCTTTGCTCTTTTACATTACGTAAGGTTACGTAACCTTACAACGTTACCGAACTACTTGGCCTCTTCGTACCATTCGCGCTCGGTGCCGTCCTTCAGCACCACATGGCCGGTTTCGCCGCTCATGTGCTTGGCACGATGCGTGATCTCCTCGTGGCGGCCGTGCACCATCGGGCGCTGCACCGGGTTGCCGAGGTAGCCGCAGGTGCGCTTGGTGACGTTGCACTTGTCAGGATCGGAGTTGCCGCATTCGGGGCACTTGAAGCCCTCTTCGGTGGGCTCGAAGTCGCCCTCGAAACCGCAGACGTAGCAGTGGTCAATCGGGGTGTTGGTGCCGAGGTAGCCGATACCGATGTTGTGGGCGTAATCCCACACGGCCTCGAGCGCCTTCGGGTTGGTCTGCAGGGTCGGGAACTCGCAGTAGTTGATGAACCCGCCGGAAGCGTAGTACGGGAAGTCCTTCTCGTAATCGAGCTTCTCCATCGGGGTCGGCGAGAGCCAGACCGGATAGTGGAAGGAGTTGGTATAGAAGTCGTGGTCGGTCACTCCCGGCACACGGCCGAACTTCTCGCGGTCCATACGGTTGAAGCGGTCGGTCAGCGACTCGGCAGGCGTGGAATAGAGCGAATAGTGATAGCCCTCTTCCTTGGCCCACTTGGCGCACAGCGCGTTCATCTTACGAACGATCGAAAGCGCGAATTCCTTGCCATCCGCGTCCCAGCTATGATCGGTCATCCAATCCTTGCCATAGAAGACGCTGGTCGCTTCGTAAAGGCCGATGTAGCCGAGTGAAACGGTGGCACGGTCACGGTTGAAAAGCTGGTCGACGTTGTCGTTGGCATCAAGCCTGCCGAAAGCACCGTAACGATAAAGCGTCGGCGCATTAATCGGCTTGGCTTGCTTGCAGCGCATGATGCGGAACTGCATGGCTTCGTGGGCGACATCCATACGCTCGTCGAAGATCTTCCAGAAACGATCTTTGTCGCCGCGGGATTCCAGCGCAATACGCGGAATATTGACGGTGACAACGCCGAGGTTCATGCGGCCTTCCTCTTCCTCCTTGCCGGTGTCTGGGTTGGTCCAGGCAGGCAGGAACGAACGGCAGCCCATCGGCGCCTTGAAGGAGCCGGTGATCTTGACGAGGTTTTCATAGAAAAGAATGTCAGGGTACATACGCTTGGTGGAGCACTCGAGCGCGAGCTGCTTCAGATCGTAGTTCGGGTCGCCGGGCTCGGAGTTGACGCCGTGCTTGACGGCGTAGGTGAGCTTCGGGAAGATCGCGGTGTGGTGGTCGCGGCCGAGGCCGAGGATACGCACCAGGAAGATGCAGCGAGTGATCTCGCGGGCGAACCACGAGGTGCCGAGGCCGAAGCCAACGGTGACGAACGGGGTCTGGCCGTTGGAGACGCGGTTGGAATTGATCTGATATTCCATGGTCTGCATGGCGTCATAGATGGCCTTGCGGGTCATAATCTTGGCATAGATCTCACGAATCTGTTCCATGCGCGACACGTCGGTATGGAAGGGAACATCCTGCGGAATCGGCTTGCGATCGGCATCAAAGTGCAGGGTCTTGGGCTCATTGGCCTTGAGTCCGTCAACGATCTGCTGAGCCACATCTTCCGGCATGGAATCCGGAATCATGGTGTGCGCTTGGTCAAGGAACTTCTTATAGTCCTTGCGTGCGTATTCGTCGAGCATCTCGTCG
This window encodes:
- the nrdD gene encoding anaerobic ribonucleoside-triphosphate reductase; amino-acid sequence: MQAQVLDAPTKPTTATKTVLVEKRDGRIVDFDPVNIIAAVKSAFKDLDKEVGPEEEQMIRDLANSIEGEVKERYSGPAKIEDIQNLVEHGLVENHLYDVARNYTNYRLNKDIDRAKATDINAAVDRLVNKDETLVRENANKDSNVYATQRDLLAGAVSKASAFSMLPKRVANAHMKGDIHFHDADYSPFTAETNCSLPNFADMLHNGFELGNAMMDTPKSIGTAATQITQIIKDIAGDQYGGQTVNRADEMLDEYARKDYKKFLDQAHTMIPDSMPEDVAQQIVDGLKANEPKTLHFDADRKPIPQDVPFHTDVSRMEQIREIYAKIMTRKAIYDAMQTMEYQINSNRVSNGQTPFVTVGFGLGTSWFAREITRCIFLVRILGLGRDHHTAIFPKLTYAVKHGVNSEPGDPNYDLKQLALECSTKRMYPDILFYENLVKITGSFKAPMGCRSFLPAWTNPDTGKEEEEGRMNLGVVTVNIPRIALESRGDKDRFWKIFDERMDVAHEAMQFRIMRCKQAKPINAPTLYRYGAFGRLDANDNVDQLFNRDRATVSLGYIGLYEATSVFYGKDWMTDHSWDADGKEFALSIVRKMNALCAKWAKEEGYHYSLYSTPAESLTDRFNRMDREKFGRVPGVTDHDFYTNSFHYPVWLSPTPMEKLDYEKDFPYYASGGFINYCEFPTLQTNPKALEAVWDYAHNIGIGYLGTNTPIDHCYVCGFEGDFEPTEEGFKCPECGNSDPDKCNVTKRTCGYLGNPVQRPMVHGRHEEITHRAKHMSGETGHVVLKDGTEREWYEEAK